In the Helianthus annuus cultivar XRQ/B chromosome 11, HanXRQr2.0-SUNRISE, whole genome shotgun sequence genome, one interval contains:
- the LOC110914514 gene encoding uncharacterized protein LOC110914514 isoform X2, with translation MSDSQNKVGKKKGKTPVDMDFDSIKVDLENDSSMNLEDDEVGSMDVDDKNDSGVRKPKAKRSRKERSVVWHYFTKRQNKALGGKVPSKCNKCGHVLMFDSKQGSNHVSVNELTEDIMSFDISRESDASNSVNNPKV, from the exons ATGAGCGATTCACAAAATAAAGTGGGGAAAAAGAAGGGCAAAACACCG GTGGATATGGATTTCGATTCTATCAAAGTCGATCTAGAAAATGATAGCTCTATGAATTTGGAAGATGACGAAGTTGGCTCTATGGATGTAGATGATAAAAATGATAGCGGTGTTAGAAAACCCAAGGCAAAGAGATCTAGAAAGGAAAGATCAGTTGTTTGGCATTACTTTACCAAACGACAAAACAAAGCTTTAGGCGGAAAGGTTCCATCAAAGTGCAACAAATGTGGTCATGTTCTCATGTTTGATAGTAAGCAAG GTTCGAACCATGTTAGTGTCAATGAGCTCACAGAAGATATAATGTCGTTTGACATTAGTCGTGAATCAGATGCTTCAAATTCCGTGAACAATCCTAAG GTTTGA
- the LOC110914514 gene encoding uncharacterized protein LOC110914514 isoform X1, with product MSDSQNKVGKKKGKTPVDMDFDSIKVDLENDSSMNLEDDEVGSMDVDDKNDSGVRKPKAKRSRKERSVVWHYFTKRQNKALGGKVPSKCNKCGHVLMFDSKQGSNHVSVNELTEDIMSFDISRESDASNSVNNPKVSTPNASSSVDC from the exons ATGAGCGATTCACAAAATAAAGTGGGGAAAAAGAAGGGCAAAACACCG GTGGATATGGATTTCGATTCTATCAAAGTCGATCTAGAAAATGATAGCTCTATGAATTTGGAAGATGACGAAGTTGGCTCTATGGATGTAGATGATAAAAATGATAGCGGTGTTAGAAAACCCAAGGCAAAGAGATCTAGAAAGGAAAGATCAGTTGTTTGGCATTACTTTACCAAACGACAAAACAAAGCTTTAGGCGGAAAGGTTCCATCAAAGTGCAACAAATGTGGTCATGTTCTCATGTTTGATAGTAAGCAAG GTTCGAACCATGTTAGTGTCAATGAGCTCACAGAAGATATAATGTCGTTTGACATTAGTCGTGAATCAGATGCTTCAAATTCCGTGAACAATCCTAAGGTATCCACTCCAAATGCTTCAAGTAGTGTTGATTGTTAA
- the LOC110888977 gene encoding mannan endo-1,4-beta-mannosidase 5 has product MATYIKSTHLNKMGAIFVAFSLYISFLGCVCEARIYTGKGAFVRTKGSNFVVNGSPFLFNGFNAYWMMNVAADPSERYKVSQVLQDAANDGLSVCRTWAFADGGGYNALQISPGVYNELVFQGLDFVVAEARKYGIRLILSFVNHFKDFGGRPQYVEWARNSGVQVSSYDDFYTNPIVKGYYKNHVQRVITRINTITQIAYSHDPAIMAWELINEPRCQSDYSGRTINDWVQEMALFVKSLDRYHLLEIGMEGFYGDTMPEKKQINPGYQVGTDFISNNLIREIDFATIHAYPHRWLSGKDEDSQMAFMQRWMWSHFKDSRTILKKPLVIAEFGKSSKDPGYNIHKRDSYMRDVYRNIFMEARSGGTVGGGLVWQLMADGMGSYGDGYEIILSENPSTDNIMSQQSRAMTSLSHLLRIRHHQHPPRAGSTFF; this is encoded by the exons ATGGCTACTTACATCAAATCCACTCATCTTAACAAAATGGGTGCTATATTTGTTGCTTTTTCTCTATACATATCTTTtcttggttgtgtttgtgaagcTAGGATTTACACGGGCAAAGGCGCATTTGTCCGAACCAAAGGCTCAAACTTTGTTGTCAATGGTTCACCTTTTTTGTTCAATGGTTTTAATGCATATTGGATGATGAATGTAGCCGCTGATCCAAGTGAACGATACAAAGTTAGCCAAGTCCTACAAGACGCTGCGAATGATGGTCTTTCGGTTTGTCGCACATGGGCTTTCGCCGATGGTGGTGGTTATAACGCGTTACAAATTTCGCCAGGAGTATATAATGAACTTGTATTTCAG gGATTGGATTTTGTGGTGGCAGAAGCAAGAAAATATGGTATTCGGTTGATATTAAGTTTTGTTAATCATTTTAAAGACTTTGGAGGGAGACCACAATATGTTGAGTGGGCTAGAAACTCAGGCGTTCAAGTCAGCAGTTATGATGATTTCTACACAAATCCTATAGTTAAAGGGTATTACAaaaatcatgttcaa AGAGTTATAACAAGAATCAATACAATCACCCAAATCGCGTATAGTCATGACCCCGCGATCATGGCATGGGAACTCATTAACGAGCCACGGTGTCAATCTGATTACTCCGGACGAACTATTAAT GATTGGGTTCAAGAAATGGCTTTGTTTGTTAAGTCATTGGATCGATATCATTTGTTGGAGATCGGTATGGAAGGCTTTTATGGAGACACAATGCCggaaaaaaaacaaataaacccGGGTTACCAAGTTGGAACCGATTTCATCAGCAACAATCTTATTAGGGAAATTGATTTCGCCACGATACATGCCTATCCTCATCGATG GTTGTCTGGAAAAGATGAAGATTCTCAAATGGCATTTATGCAAAGATGGATGTGGAGTCATTTCAAAGATTCAAGAACTATCCTAAAGAAGCCCCTAGTGATAGCTGAATTTGGGAAGTCAAGCAAAGATCCAGGTTATAACATTCACAAAAGGGATTCATACATGAGAGATGTTTATAGAAACATTTTCATGGAGGCAAGAAGTGGAGGGACAGTTGGTGGTGGTTTAGTGTGGCAGCTTATGGCGGATGGGATGGGTTCCTACGGCGATGGGTACGAAATTATCTTGTCTGAAAACCCGTCCACGGACAACATCATGTCTCAGCAGTCTCGCGCCATGACATCTCTGTCGCATTTGTTAAGAATTCGGCATCATCAACATCCGCCTAGGGCTGGCTCAACCTTTTTTTAG
- the LOC110888982 gene encoding mannan endo-1,4-beta-mannosidase 5 gives MATYIKSTHLNKWGAIFLAFSLYMSFLGCVYEARIYTGKGAFVRTKGSNFVVNGSPFLFNGFNAYWMMNVAADPSERYKVSQVLQDAANAGLSVCRTWAFADGGGYNALQITPGVYNELVFQGLDFVVAEARKYGIRLILSFVNNFKDFGGRPQYVEWARNSGVQVSSYDDFYTNPIVKGYYKNHVQSVITRINKITQIAYSQDPAIMAWELINEPRSQSDYSGRTINDWVQEMALFVKSLDRYHLLEIGMEGFYGDTMPERKQINPGYQVGTDFISNNLIREIDFATIHAYPPKWLSGKDEDSQMAFMQRWMWSHFKDSRTILKKPLVIAEFGKSSKDPGYNIHKRDSYMRDVYRNIYMEARSGGTVGGGLVWQLMADGMGSYGDGYEIILSENPSTDNKANSRIRAFFAYMRRIDEKDHFTPELDLNWG, from the exons ATGGCTACTTACATCAAATCCACTCATCTTAACAAATGGGGTGCTATATTTCTTGCTTTTTCTCTATACATGTCTTTTCTTGGTTGTGTTTATGAAGCTAGGATTTACACGGGCAAAGGGGCATTTGTCCGAACCAAAGGCTCAAACTTTGTTGTCAACGGTTCGCCTTTTTTGTTCAATGGTTTTAATGCCTATTGGATGATGAATGTAGCCGCTGATCCAAGTGAACGATACAAAGTTAGCCAAGTCCTACAAGACGCTGCAAATGCTGGCCTTTCGGTTTGTCGCACATGGGCTTTCGCCGATGGTGGTGGTTATAACGCGTTACAAATTACGCCAGGAGTATATAATGAACTTGTATTTCAG gGATTGGATTTTGTGGTGGCAGAAGCAAGAAAATATGGTATTCGGTTGATATTAAGTTTTGTTAATAATTTTAAAGACTTTGGAGGGAGACCACAATATGTTGAGTGGGCTAGAAACTCAGGCGTTCAAGTCAGCAGTTATGATGATTTCTACACAAATCCTATAGTTAAAGGGTATTACAaaaatcatgttcaa AGTGTTATAACAAGAATCAATAAAATCACCCAAATCGCGTATAGTCAAGACCCCGCGATCATGGCATGGGAACTCATTAACGAGCCACGGTCTCAATCTGATTACTCCGGACGAACTATTAAT GATTGGGTTCAAGAAATGGCTTTGTTTGTTAAGTCATTGGATCGATATCATTTGTTGGAGATCGGTATGGAAGGCTTTTATGGAGACACAATGCCGGAAAGAAAACAAATAAACCCGGGGTACCAAGTTGGAACCGATTTCATCAGCAACAATCTTATTAGGGAAATTGATTTCGCCACGATACATGCCTATCCTCCTAAATG GTTGTCTGGAAAAGATGAAGATTCTCAAATGGCATTTATGCAAAGATGGATGTGGAGTCATTTCAAAGATTCAAGAACTATCCTAAAGAAGCCATTAGTGATAGCTGAATTTGGGAAGTCAAGCAAAGATCCAGGTTATAACATTCACAAAAGGGATTCATACATGAGAGATGTTTATAGAAACATTTACATGGAGGCAAGAAGTGGAGGGACTGTTGGTGGTGGTTTAGTGTGGCAGCTTATGGCGGATGGGATGGGTTCCTACGGCGATGGGTACGAAATTATCTTGTCTGAAAACCCGTCCACGGACAACAAAGCGAATTCTAGAATCAGGGCATTTTtc GCCTATATGAGGCGTATAGACGAAAAAGACCATTTTACTCCTGAGTTAGACCTAAACTGGgggtaa